The following proteins are co-located in the Streptomyces sp. NBC_01198 genome:
- a CDS encoding ABC transporter ATP-binding protein: MTTAPSAAPGDAVRLSGLSKTYGSFTAVHPLDLAVPAGSFFALLGASGCGKTTTLRMIAGLETPTAGSVALGGQDVTALPPYKRPVNTVFQNYALFPHLDIHENVAFGLRRRGVKSVEQQVGDMLDLVQLGGFGRRKPHQLSGGQQQRVAVARALINKPEVLLLDEPLGALDLKLRRQMQLELKRIQTEVGITFIHVTHDQEEAMTMADTVAVMNAGRVEQLGAPADLYENPGSTFVANFLGTSNLIEAEVTGTSGGDILLVSAGQPLTLPAARCSAEVATGGTVLAGVRPEKIALAHRDDEDAIPEGRNRVPGRIVDSSFIGVSTQYVIDSPVCPELEVFVPNVERDGRLVPGAPVVLHWNPAHTFGLDAAQDIDAGLGADAEDAAYSPSAPAPSASGKDAAGNGGTAKDGSAAEAAV, encoded by the coding sequence ATGACGACCGCACCCTCCGCAGCACCCGGCGACGCCGTCCGCCTCTCCGGGCTCAGCAAGACCTACGGGTCCTTCACCGCCGTCCATCCGCTGGACCTCGCCGTCCCCGCGGGGTCGTTCTTCGCCCTGCTCGGCGCGTCCGGCTGCGGCAAGACCACCACCCTGCGGATGATCGCGGGCCTGGAGACCCCCACGGCGGGCTCCGTGGCGCTCGGCGGCCAGGACGTCACCGCCCTGCCGCCGTACAAGCGCCCGGTCAACACGGTCTTCCAGAACTACGCGCTCTTCCCGCACCTGGACATCCACGAGAACGTCGCCTTCGGGCTGCGCCGCCGCGGTGTCAAGTCGGTCGAGCAGCAGGTCGGCGACATGCTCGACCTGGTGCAGCTCGGCGGGTTCGGCCGCCGCAAGCCGCACCAGCTCTCCGGCGGGCAGCAGCAGCGGGTCGCCGTGGCCAGGGCGCTGATCAACAAGCCCGAGGTGCTGCTGCTCGACGAACCGCTGGGTGCCCTCGACCTCAAGCTGCGCCGGCAGATGCAGCTGGAGCTCAAACGCATACAGACCGAGGTCGGCATCACCTTCATCCACGTCACCCACGACCAGGAGGAGGCCATGACGATGGCCGACACCGTCGCGGTGATGAACGCCGGCCGGGTCGAGCAACTGGGCGCCCCCGCGGACCTCTACGAGAACCCGGGCTCCACCTTCGTGGCGAACTTCCTCGGCACCTCCAACCTCATCGAGGCGGAGGTCACCGGCACCTCGGGCGGCGACATCCTGCTGGTCTCGGCGGGGCAGCCCCTCACGCTGCCCGCCGCCCGGTGCAGCGCCGAGGTCGCCACCGGCGGCACGGTGCTGGCGGGGGTGCGCCCGGAGAAGATCGCGCTGGCCCACCGGGACGACGAGGACGCGATACCCGAGGGGCGCAACCGGGTGCCGGGCCGGATCGTCGACTCCAGCTTCATCGGGGTCTCCACGCAGTACGTGATCGACAGCCCGGTCTGCCCGGAGCTTGAGGTCTTCGTGCCGAACGTCGAACGCGACGGCCGGCTCGTACCGGGCGCGCCCGTCGTCCTGCACTGGAATCCGGCGCACACCTTCGGCCTCGACGCGGCCCAGGACATCGACGCCGGCCTGGGCGCGGACGCGGAAGACGCCGCGTACTCCCCGAGCGCGCCCGCGCCGAGCGCGAGCGGCAAGGACGCCGCGGGCAACGGCGGTACGGCAAAGGACGGCTCCGCCGCGGAGGCCGCCGTATGA
- a CDS encoding polyamine ABC transporter substrate-binding protein, with product MEQYDPLPPSLRAALRRSTTGGRAAMGRRTLLRAAGLGAAGVAGLTACGIPAAGRTGDSTASSDHSAQEKTVDFSNWTEYIDVSDDGKHRPTLEAFTKRTGIKVKYTEDINDNVEFFGKIKPQLSAGQDTGRDLMVLTDWLAARMIRLGWVQQLNPAHLPHAFANLEQRFRSPDWDPGRAYSYPWQGIATCIAYNKKATKGRAVTSISQLLDDPSLKGRVAMLSEMRDTIGMTLLDMGHKPETVTDDTYDAAIARVQKAVDSQQIRKFTGNDYTDGLSKGDIAACVAWAGDLVQLRIDDPDIEYVFPDAGFLFSTDNLLIPAKARHKANAERLIDYYYEPQVAAQVSAYIAYVCPVAGVKPYLAKIDPSLASNPLILPDAAMDAKSHSFRSLSEDEDTRYEEKFSKLIGA from the coding sequence ATGGAGCAGTACGACCCCCTGCCCCCGTCGCTGCGTGCGGCCCTGCGGCGCAGCACGACCGGTGGACGCGCGGCGATGGGCCGGCGGACGCTGCTGCGTGCCGCGGGCCTCGGCGCGGCCGGTGTCGCGGGCCTGACCGCGTGCGGCATACCCGCGGCGGGCCGCACCGGCGACAGCACCGCGTCCAGCGACCACTCGGCCCAGGAGAAGACCGTCGACTTCTCCAACTGGACCGAGTACATCGACGTCTCGGACGACGGCAAGCACCGCCCGACGCTTGAGGCGTTCACCAAGCGCACCGGCATCAAGGTCAAGTACACCGAGGACATCAACGACAACGTCGAGTTCTTCGGCAAGATCAAGCCGCAGCTGTCCGCGGGCCAGGACACCGGGCGCGACCTGATGGTGCTGACCGACTGGCTGGCCGCCCGGATGATCCGGCTCGGCTGGGTCCAGCAGCTGAACCCGGCGCATCTGCCGCACGCCTTCGCCAACCTCGAACAGCGCTTCCGCAGCCCCGACTGGGATCCCGGCCGCGCCTACTCCTACCCCTGGCAGGGCATCGCGACCTGTATCGCCTACAACAAGAAGGCCACCAAGGGCCGGGCGGTCACCTCGATCTCGCAACTGCTCGACGACCCCTCGCTCAAGGGCCGGGTCGCGATGCTCTCCGAGATGCGCGACACGATCGGCATGACGCTGCTCGACATGGGCCACAAGCCGGAGACGGTCACCGACGACACCTACGACGCGGCGATCGCCCGGGTGCAGAAAGCCGTGGACAGCCAGCAGATCCGCAAGTTCACCGGCAACGACTACACCGACGGGCTGAGCAAGGGCGACATCGCCGCCTGCGTCGCCTGGGCCGGCGACCTGGTGCAGCTGCGGATCGACGACCCGGACATCGAGTACGTCTTCCCCGACGCCGGATTCCTCTTCTCGACCGACAACCTGCTGATCCCCGCCAAGGCGCGGCACAAGGCCAACGCCGAACGCCTCATCGACTACTACTACGAGCCGCAGGTCGCCGCCCAGGTGTCGGCGTACATCGCCTACGTGTGCCCGGTGGCCGGGGTGAAGCCGTATCTGGCGAAGATCGACCCGTCGCTCGCCTCCAACCCGCTGATCCTCCCGGACGCCGCGATGGACGCCAAGTCGCACAGCTTCCGCTCCCTCAGCGAGGACGAGGACACCCGCTACGAGGAGAAGTTCTCCAAGCTCATCGGCGCCTGA
- a CDS encoding adenosine deaminase produces the protein MPDSAPAGGLEAFIAGLPKAELHVHHVGSASPRIVAELAARHPDSAVPTDPAALADYFSFRDFAHFIQVYLSVVDLIRDAEDVRLLTFEVARDMARQNVRYAELTVTPYSSVRRGIHDREFMAAIEDARKAAEAELGVVLRWCFDIPGEAGLPSAEETARLALDLRPEGLVSFGLGGPEIGVPRPQFKPYFDRARAAGLHSVPHAGETTGPETIWDALRELGAERIGHGTSAAADPRLLDHLAEHRIPLEVCPTSNIATRAVATLDEHPIRRMVEAGVLVTVNSDDPPMFGTDLNTEYAVAARLLELDHLGVAGLAKNAVEASFLDPAGKARIAAEIDSYAAAWH, from the coding sequence ATGCCCGACAGCGCTCCCGCAGGCGGCCTTGAGGCCTTCATCGCCGGGCTGCCGAAGGCCGAGCTGCACGTCCACCACGTGGGGTCCGCCTCGCCGCGGATCGTGGCCGAGCTGGCTGCCCGGCACCCGGACTCGGCCGTGCCCACCGATCCCGCGGCGCTCGCCGACTACTTCAGCTTCCGGGACTTCGCGCACTTCATCCAGGTCTACCTCTCGGTGGTCGACCTGATCAGGGACGCCGAGGACGTGCGGCTGCTCACCTTCGAGGTGGCCAGGGACATGGCACGGCAGAACGTGCGCTACGCCGAGCTGACCGTGACCCCGTACAGCTCGGTCCGGCGCGGCATCCACGACCGGGAGTTCATGGCGGCGATCGAGGACGCGCGGAAGGCCGCGGAGGCGGAGCTGGGCGTGGTGCTGCGCTGGTGCTTCGACATCCCCGGCGAGGCGGGCCTCCCCTCGGCGGAGGAGACCGCACGGCTGGCCCTCGACCTGCGGCCCGAGGGCCTGGTGTCGTTCGGCCTCGGCGGACCCGAGATCGGGGTGCCAAGGCCGCAGTTCAAGCCGTACTTCGACCGGGCCAGGGCGGCGGGCCTGCACAGCGTGCCGCACGCCGGGGAGACCACCGGGCCGGAGACGATCTGGGACGCGCTGCGGGAGCTGGGCGCCGAGCGGATCGGCCACGGCACCAGCGCGGCCGCCGACCCGCGGCTGCTCGACCACCTGGCCGAGCACCGCATCCCGCTGGAGGTCTGCCCGACCTCCAACATCGCCACCCGCGCGGTCGCCACCCTCGACGAGCACCCGATACGGCGGATGGTCGAGGCGGGCGTCCTGGTCACCGTCAACAGCGACGACCCGCCGATGTTCGGCACCGACCTCAACACCGAGTACGCGGTCGCGGCGCGGCTCCTTGAGCTCGACCACCTCGGGGTGGCGGGGCTGGCGAAGAACGCGGTCGAGGCGTCGTTCCTCGACCCGGCGGGCAAGGCGCGGATCGCCGCCGAGATCGACAGCTACGCGGCCGCATGGCACTGA
- a CDS encoding glycerophosphodiester phosphodiesterase, with protein sequence MALTVAHRGDPFAYRENTLPSVRSALLKGADAVEVDVRVTLDGVPVLLHDETLERLWDLPHPVGALTAAEVAELTGGGLPTLEDALAELRRHARGRMLLDLNGAEQAAPALAAVRAAGAQERVYFCGGATAMRAVRAADADAEIALTWKTSARPAPALLAAVAPRWLNLRFGLVDPPTVAYARERGLLVAAWTADWRRSMRRLLALGADSVTTNRLTALQRLTGLPAPGGTGSRRPGT encoded by the coding sequence ATGGCACTGACCGTCGCCCACCGGGGCGATCCGTTCGCGTACCGCGAGAACACCCTGCCCTCGGTGCGCTCCGCGTTGCTCAAGGGCGCCGACGCGGTCGAGGTCGACGTCCGGGTGACCCTCGACGGGGTGCCCGTGCTGCTGCACGACGAGACCCTGGAGCGGCTGTGGGACCTCCCGCACCCGGTCGGCGCGCTCACCGCCGCCGAGGTCGCCGAGCTCACCGGCGGCGGGCTGCCGACGCTGGAGGACGCGCTCGCGGAGCTGCGGCGCCACGCCCGCGGCCGGATGCTGCTGGACCTGAACGGCGCGGAGCAGGCGGCCCCCGCGCTGGCCGCGGTCCGGGCCGCCGGGGCGCAGGAGCGGGTCTACTTCTGCGGCGGGGCGACCGCGATGCGTGCCGTTCGGGCCGCGGACGCGGACGCGGAGATCGCGCTGACCTGGAAGACCTCCGCGCGTCCCGCGCCCGCGCTGCTCGCCGCGGTGGCGCCGCGCTGGCTGAACCTGCGCTTCGGCCTGGTCGACCCGCCGACCGTCGCCTACGCCCGCGAGCGCGGCCTGCTGGTGGCGGCCTGGACCGCCGACTGGCGCCGCTCGATGCGCCGGCTGCTGGCCCTGGGCGCCGACTCGGTCACCACGAACCGGCTGACCGCGCTGCAGCGCCTGACGGGGCTCCCCGCGCCCGGCGGTACGGGGAGCCGCCGCCCCGGGACGTGA
- a CDS encoding gamma-aminobutyraldehyde dehydrogenase → MTELRTLRNYIDGEFRAAADGRTTEVVDPVTGQAYATAPLSGADDVDAAMAAAAAAFPGWRDTTPSDRQKALLRIADAIEKRADEIVAVESQNTGKPIGLTMSEEVPPMVDQIRFFAGAARMLEGRSAGEYMEGMTSMVRREPVGVCAQVAPWNYPMMMAVWKFAPAIAAGNTVVLKPSDTTPASTVLLAEILGEHLPKGVFNVVCGDRDTGRLMVEHPVPAMASITGSVRAGMEVAGSAAKDLKRVHLELGGKAPVVVFEDVDIPRAVEDIAVAGYFNAGQDCTAATRVLVHESIHAEFTAALAKAAADTKTGRPDDEDVLYGPLNNAQQLAQVSGFIERLPAHARIETGGHRVGEEGYFYAPTVVSGLRQDDEIIQREVFGPVITVQSFTDEEQALTWANGVDYALASSVWTKDHARAMRMSRRLDFGCVWINTHIPLVAEMPHGGFKQSGYGKDLSGYGFEDYTRIKHVMTSLD, encoded by the coding sequence GTGACCGAACTCCGTACTCTGCGCAACTACATCGACGGAGAGTTCCGTGCCGCCGCGGACGGACGGACCACCGAGGTGGTGGACCCGGTGACCGGCCAGGCGTACGCCACCGCGCCACTGTCCGGCGCCGACGACGTCGACGCGGCCATGGCCGCGGCCGCCGCGGCCTTCCCCGGCTGGCGGGACACCACGCCGTCGGACCGGCAGAAGGCGCTGCTGCGGATCGCCGACGCGATCGAGAAGCGGGCCGACGAGATCGTCGCGGTGGAGAGCCAGAACACCGGAAAGCCGATCGGCCTGACGATGTCCGAGGAAGTCCCGCCCATGGTCGACCAGATCCGCTTCTTCGCCGGCGCGGCGCGGATGCTGGAGGGCCGCTCGGCCGGTGAGTACATGGAGGGCATGACCTCGATGGTCCGGCGCGAGCCGGTCGGGGTCTGCGCGCAGGTCGCGCCCTGGAACTATCCGATGATGATGGCGGTCTGGAAGTTCGCACCCGCCATCGCCGCGGGCAACACGGTGGTGCTCAAGCCGTCCGACACCACCCCGGCGTCCACCGTGCTGCTCGCCGAGATCCTGGGCGAGCACCTGCCCAAGGGCGTCTTCAACGTCGTCTGCGGCGACCGCGACACCGGCCGGCTGATGGTCGAGCACCCGGTGCCCGCGATGGCCTCGATCACCGGCTCGGTCAGGGCCGGCATGGAGGTCGCCGGGTCGGCCGCCAAGGACCTCAAGCGCGTCCACCTCGAACTGGGCGGCAAGGCCCCCGTGGTGGTCTTCGAGGACGTCGACATCCCGCGCGCCGTCGAGGACATCGCGGTGGCCGGCTACTTCAACGCCGGCCAGGACTGCACCGCAGCCACCCGCGTCCTGGTGCACGAGTCGATCCACGCCGAGTTCACCGCGGCCCTGGCCAAGGCCGCCGCGGACACCAAGACCGGCCGGCCCGACGACGAGGACGTCCTCTACGGGCCGCTGAACAACGCCCAGCAGCTCGCGCAGGTCAGCGGCTTCATCGAGCGGCTTCCCGCGCACGCCAGGATCGAGACCGGCGGCCACCGGGTCGGCGAGGAGGGCTACTTCTACGCGCCCACCGTCGTCTCCGGGCTGCGGCAGGACGACGAGATCATCCAGCGCGAGGTCTTCGGTCCGGTCATCACCGTCCAGTCGTTCACCGACGAGGAGCAGGCCCTCACCTGGGCCAACGGCGTCGACTACGCCCTCGCGTCGTCGGTGTGGACCAAGGACCACGCCCGCGCCATGCGGATGTCACGGCGGCTGGACTTCGGCTGCGTGTGGATCAACACCCACATCCCGCTGGTCGCCGAGATGCCGCACGGCGGCTTCAAGCAGTCCGGTTACGGCAAGGACCTGTCCGGCTACGGCTTCGAGGACTACACGCGGATCAAGCACGTGATGACGTCCCTGGACTGA
- a CDS encoding Lrp/AsnC family transcriptional regulator yields MNGTPPPIDAVSKAIIEQLQEDGRRPYAAIGKAVGLSEAAVRQRVQKLLDQGVMQIVAVTDPLTVGFRRQAMVGITVAGDIDPVAEALAALDEVEYVVITAGSFDLLAEIVCEDDDHLLELINKRIRALPGVRSTESFVYLKLRKQTYTWGTR; encoded by the coding sequence ATGAACGGCACCCCGCCGCCGATCGACGCGGTGTCGAAGGCGATCATCGAGCAGCTCCAGGAGGACGGCCGCCGCCCCTACGCGGCGATCGGCAAGGCCGTCGGCCTGTCGGAGGCCGCGGTGCGGCAGCGGGTGCAGAAACTGCTCGACCAGGGCGTTATGCAGATCGTCGCGGTGACCGACCCGCTCACCGTGGGCTTCCGCCGGCAGGCGATGGTCGGCATCACCGTCGCGGGCGACATCGACCCGGTCGCGGAGGCGCTGGCGGCACTGGACGAGGTCGAGTACGTGGTGATCACCGCCGGCTCCTTCGACCTGCTCGCCGAGATCGTCTGCGAGGACGACGACCATCTGCTTGAGCTGATCAACAAGCGGATCCGCGCGCTGCCGGGCGTGCGCTCCACCGAGAGCTTCGTCTACCTCAAGCTCCGCAAGCAGACCTACACCTGGGGAACCAGATAG
- a CDS encoding aspartate aminotransferase family protein translates to MSADLSKTAYDHLWMHFTRMSDYENAPVPTIVRGEGTYIYDDHGRRYIDGLSGLFVVNAGHGRHELAETAYKQAQELAFFPVWSYAHPKAVELAERLAHYAPGDLNKVFFTTGGGEAVETAWKLAKQYHKLTGNHTKYKVISRAVAYHGTPQGALSITGLPALKAPFEPLVPGARKVPNTNIYRATIHGDDPEAFGRWAADQIEQQILFEGPETVAAIFLEPVQNAGGCFPPPPGYFQRVREICDTYDVLLVSDEVICAFGRLGTMFGCEKFGYVPDMITCAKGMTSGYSPIGACIISDRLAEPFYRGGNTFLHGYTFGGHPVSAAVALTNLDIFEREGLNQHVLDHEADFFATLGRLRDLPIVGDVRGNGFFYGIELVKDKATKETFTDAETERVLYGFLSKALYDSGLYCRADDRGDPVVQLAPPLISDQALFDDIEGILRTVLTEAWTKL, encoded by the coding sequence ATGAGCGCAGACCTGTCGAAGACGGCGTACGACCACCTGTGGATGCACTTCACCCGGATGTCGGACTACGAGAACGCCCCGGTGCCGACCATCGTGCGCGGCGAGGGCACCTACATCTACGACGACCACGGCAGGCGCTACATCGACGGGCTGTCCGGGCTCTTCGTGGTCAACGCCGGGCACGGGCGGCACGAGCTGGCCGAGACCGCCTACAAGCAGGCCCAGGAGCTGGCGTTCTTCCCCGTGTGGAGCTACGCGCACCCCAAGGCGGTGGAGCTGGCCGAGCGGCTCGCGCACTACGCGCCGGGCGACCTCAACAAGGTCTTCTTCACCACCGGCGGCGGCGAGGCCGTCGAGACGGCGTGGAAGCTGGCGAAGCAGTATCACAAGCTGACCGGCAACCACACGAAGTACAAGGTCATCTCACGGGCCGTCGCCTACCACGGCACCCCGCAGGGCGCGCTGTCCATCACCGGGCTGCCGGCGCTCAAGGCGCCCTTCGAGCCGCTGGTGCCGGGCGCGCGCAAGGTGCCCAACACCAACATCTACCGGGCGACGATCCACGGCGACGACCCGGAGGCCTTCGGCCGCTGGGCGGCCGACCAGATCGAGCAGCAGATCCTCTTCGAAGGCCCCGAGACCGTCGCCGCGATCTTCCTCGAACCGGTGCAGAACGCCGGCGGCTGCTTCCCGCCGCCGCCCGGCTACTTCCAGCGGGTCAGGGAGATCTGCGACACCTACGACGTGCTGCTGGTCTCGGACGAGGTGATCTGCGCCTTCGGCCGGCTCGGCACGATGTTCGGCTGCGAGAAGTTCGGCTACGTGCCGGACATGATCACCTGCGCCAAGGGCATGACGTCCGGCTACTCGCCGATCGGCGCGTGCATCATCTCCGACCGGCTAGCCGAACCCTTCTACCGCGGCGGCAACACCTTCCTGCACGGCTACACCTTCGGCGGCCATCCGGTGTCGGCCGCGGTCGCGCTGACCAACCTCGACATCTTCGAGCGCGAGGGCCTCAACCAGCACGTGCTGGACCACGAGGCGGACTTCTTCGCCACCCTCGGCCGGCTGCGCGACTTGCCGATCGTCGGCGACGTCCGCGGCAACGGCTTCTTCTACGGCATCGAGCTGGTCAAGGACAAGGCCACCAAGGAGACCTTCACCGACGCCGAGACCGAGCGCGTCCTCTACGGCTTCCTGTCCAAGGCCCTCTACGACAGCGGCCTGTACTGCCGCGCCGACGACCGGGGCGACCCGGTGGTCCAGCTGGCCCCGCCGCTGATCTCCGACCAGGCGCTCTTCGACGACATCGAGGGCATCCTGCGGACCGTGCTGACGGAGGCCTGGACGAAGCTGTGA
- a CDS encoding ABC transporter ATP-binding protein has product MVAPPDNDVLFARALRHSHRGSPALLGVTVGVREGEILAVVGPRGSGKTTLLRCLSGQLVPDQGEVWFNGGPVNSLAAASRDQLRRERFGWVGSEPQLLPELTAWENAALPLLMRGVRSRAARAKAMEWLERLDIGAAARKHPGAMLQSERQRVAVARALVAVPAVVFADDPAAPLHRADRAQVLRTLASAARSHGMTVVLAGTDPDTAGYADRTLTLRDGCPDTAAHTHDRETPDPAPANA; this is encoded by the coding sequence ATGGTGGCACCGCCCGACAACGACGTGCTCTTCGCCCGCGCCCTGCGCCACTCCCACCGCGGCTCGCCGGCCCTGCTCGGCGTCACGGTCGGGGTGCGCGAAGGGGAGATCCTCGCAGTGGTCGGGCCGCGCGGCTCCGGCAAGACGACGCTGCTGCGCTGCCTGTCCGGGCAGCTGGTGCCCGACCAGGGCGAGGTGTGGTTCAACGGCGGTCCCGTCAACTCCCTGGCCGCCGCCTCCCGCGACCAGCTGCGCCGGGAGCGCTTCGGCTGGGTCGGCAGCGAACCGCAGCTGCTGCCCGAGCTGACCGCGTGGGAGAACGCGGCGCTGCCGCTGCTGATGCGCGGCGTCCGCTCGCGCGCAGCCCGCGCCAAGGCCATGGAATGGCTCGAGCGGCTCGACATCGGCGCCGCGGCGCGCAAGCACCCCGGCGCCATGCTCCAGTCGGAGCGGCAGCGGGTCGCGGTGGCCCGCGCCCTGGTCGCGGTGCCCGCGGTGGTCTTCGCCGACGACCCGGCGGCGCCGCTGCACCGCGCCGACCGCGCCCAGGTGCTGCGCACCCTCGCCAGCGCGGCCCGCTCGCACGGCATGACGGTGGTGCTGGCCGGCACCGACCCGGACACCGCCGGCTACGCCGACCGCACCCTCACGCTGCGGGACGGCTGCCCCGACACCGCGGCGCACACGCACGACCGCGAGACGCCCGACCCTGCCCCGGCGAACGCATGA